In the genome of Sander vitreus isolate 19-12246 chromosome 13, sanVit1, whole genome shotgun sequence, one region contains:
- the LOC144527368 gene encoding claudin-3-like — protein MVSFGLELVGVSLSVLGWVLCVISCALPMWRVSAFIGSNIVTAQVYWEGLWMNCVFQSTGQMQCKVYDSMLALPQDLQAARALTIISIIVGVVALLISVVGAKCTNCIEDEGVKARVMAASGGSFITAALTQLVPVSWSAHTIIIEFYSPLIPSGQKMEIGAALYLGWAAAALLLIGGSILCCSCPPQEEKQIRYSVHPQSRIAYSPTPRSNAPSSYNRKDYV, from the coding sequence ATGGTGTCTTTTGGACTCGAACTGGTCGGCGTCAGTCTGTCAGTGCTCGGCTGGGTGCTATGTGTGATCAGCTGTGCCTTGCCAATGTGGAGGGTCTCTGCCTTCATTGGCTCCAACATTGTCACAGCTCAGGTCTACTGGGAGGGCCTGTGGATGAACTGTGTGTTCCAGAGCACAGGGCAGATGCAGTGTAAGGTCTACGACTCCATGCTGGCTCTACCTCAGGACCTGCAGGCCGCCAGGGCGCTAACCATCATCTCCATCATCGTGGGTGTGGTGGCTCTCCTCATCTCTGTGGTGGGAGCAAAGTGCACCAACTGCATTGAGGATGAAGGGGTTAAAGCCCGGGTCATGGCCGCCTCAGGTGGCTCGTTCATCACAGCAGCTCTGACCCAGCTGGTGCCTGTTTCCTGGTCAGCACACACCATCATAATTGAGTTCTACAGTCCACTCATCCCCTCTGGTCAGAAGATGGAGATCGGGGCGGCGCTGTATCTGGGCTGGGCCGCTGCGGCCCTGCTGCTTATTGGAGGGTCCATCCTCTGTTGCAGTTGCCCTCCACAGGAAGAGAAACAAATAAGGTACAGCGTGCACCCCCAGAGTCGTATAGCATACTCTCCCACACCGAGGTCAAATGCTCCAAGCTCCTACAACAGGAAAGACTACGTGTGA
- the LOC144527532 gene encoding claudin-4-like, with the protein MVSPGLQILGAALGIMGWIGVIVVCALPMWKVTAFIGSNIVTSQTIWEGIWMTCVVQSTGQMQCKVYDSMLALSSDLQAARALTIISIIVGILAILLSVAGGQCTNCVENETSKTKVAITAGVMFIVAGILCLVPVCWTTNTVVQDFYNPMLISAQKRELGAALYIGWGAAALMLIGGGILCSNCPSKDNSAYNTARYKAASASAPASGKNFV; encoded by the coding sequence ATGGTGTCTCCTGGGTTACAAATTCTGGGTGCAGCTCTGGGGATCATGGGCTGGATAGGTGTCATCGTCGTGTGCGCCCTTCCCATGTGGAAGGTCACTGCCTTTATTGGCAGCAACATCGTGACCTCGCAGACTATATGGGAAGGTATTTGGATGACCTGTGTGGTCCAGAGCACAGGCCAGATGCAGTGTAAGGTCTACGACTCCATGCTGGCCCTCAGCTCAGACCTCCAGGCTGCTCGGGCCCTGACCATCATCTCCATCATTGTGGGCATCCTGGCTATCCTGCTCTCTGTAGCTGGGGGGCAATGCACCAACTGTGTGGAGAATGAGACATCCAAGACCAAGGTGGCCATTACAGCTGGAGTTATGTTCATCGTAGCTGGGATCCTCTGCCTCGTCCCTGTCTGCTGGACGACTAACACCGTCGTCCAGGACTTCTACAACCCGATGTTGATCAGTGCCCAGAAGAGAGAGTTGGGTGCTGCGCTCTACATAGGGTGGGGGGCAGCCGCCTTGATGCTGATCGGAGGAGGGATTCTCTGCTCCAACTGCCCCTCTAAGGATAATAGCGCCTACAACACGGCAAGGTACAAAGCTGCCAGTGCCTCAGCACCAGCATCTGGGAAAAACTTTGTCTGA
- the LOC144527533 gene encoding claudin-4-like: MVSQGLQIMGVLLAFIGWLGTIITCAMPMWRVTDFVEGNIITALEVWEGLWMNCVVQSTGQMQCKVYDNMLSLPLDLQAARAMVVISVIVGVVGVLLAAVGGKCTNFMEDEVAKAKACIMSGVIFIIAALLIMIPVSWSAHAVIMDFFNPLVIEAQKRELGVALYIGWGSAGLLLLGGGLLCSSCPPKYGTRPYIPAKFVPARTTSSNVGYV, from the coding sequence ATGGTTTCTCAGGGCCTCCAGATCATGGGTGTGCTGCTGGCATTCATCGGCTGGCTGGGCACCATCATCACCTGTGCTATGCCCATGTGGAGAGTCACCGATTTTGTCGAGGGGAACATTATCACCGCCCTGGAGGTCTGGGAAGGCTTGTGGATGAACTGTGTGGTCCAGAGCACGGGTCAGATGCAGTGTAAGGTGTACGACAACATGCTGTCTCTACCTCTAGACCTGCAGGCTGCCAGGGCTATGGTGGTCATCTCTGTGATCGTTGGGGTGGTTGGCGTCCTCTTGGCTGCGGTTGGAGGAAAGTGCACCAACTTCATGGAGGATGAAGTGGCCAAAGCCAAAGCCTGCATCATGTCTGGAGTGATCTTTATAATAGCCGCCTTGCTGATCATGATCCCAGTGTCTTGGTCAGCTCACGCAGTGATCATGGACTTTTTTAACCCCCTGGTGATTGAGGCTCAGAAGAGGGAGCTTGGGGTTGCGCTTTATATCGGCTGGGGCTCTgctgggctgctgctgctgggaggaggcctgcTGTGCAGCAGCTGCCCCCCAAAATATGGCACAAGACCTTACATACCTGCCAAGTTTGTCCCTGCAAGAACCACATCATCAAACGTGGGCTATGTGTGA
- the cldn29 gene encoding claudin 29 has product MASLGLQILGVGLAVLGWIGNILICMLPLWKVSAFIGNNIVVAQTIWEGLWMTCVVQSTGQMQCKVYDSLLALPPDLQAARAMVVIAILFSLFGLLLSVVGGKCTTCVGDKATKARVAISAGVFFILSGALCLVTVSLPANTIIKDFYNPMVPDAQRRELGACLYMGWGASGLLLIGGALLCCQCPSGGGRYNGAKYSGPKSTTPGKEFV; this is encoded by the coding sequence ATGGCATCTTTAGGACTGCAGATTCTGGGCGTTGGGTTGGCGGTGCTTGGATGGATTGGCAACATACTGATCTGTATGCTGCCCCTGTGGAAGGTGTCTGCCTTCATTGGGAACAACATTGTGGTGGCTCAGACCATCTGGGAAGGACTTTGGATGACCTGTGTGGTGCAGAGCACCGGCCAGATGCAGTGCAAAGTCTATGACTCCCTGCTGGCCCTGCCTCCGGACCTCCAGGCAGCTCGGGCTATGGTGGTCATCGCCATCCTGTTCTCTCTGTTCGGCCTGCTGCTCTCTGTGGTCGGAGGGAAATGCACCACCTGCGTTGGGGACAAGGCAACAAAAGCCAGAGTGGCCATCTCCGCAGGTGTTTTCTTCATCCTGAGTGGGGCTCTGTGTCTGGTGACCGTGTCTCTGCCTGCTAATACTATCATAAAGGACTTCTACAACCCCATGGTTCCTGACGCCCAGAGGAGGGAGCTGGGTGCATGTTTGTACATGGGCTGGGGAGCATCAGGACTGCTGCTGATCGGTGGTGCTCTTCTCTGCTGTCAGTGCCCGTCAGGAGGAGGCCGCTATAATGGGGCAAAGTACTCCGGACCTAAATCCACAACGCCCGGGAAGGAATTTGTCTAA